The DNA segment ATCTTTCAGACTCGCCAACCCACCTGCGTGGTAGGCGTCGATGATTTTGTCCGCGCCCTGGTAGGAGTAGCGGGTGAGCGTTAAGGCCTCCTGGTTGCCCTTCCCCTCAGCCAGAAACGCGAGCAGCTGACTCCGGCGTCTCTCGACGGCGCAGGTACTGCGGCGGTAGATGCCCCAGAAGTCCTCGGCAGTGTGCTCAAAATTAACAGTTCTGATCCCCTGAGTATACCTGTTTAAACGGAATCCGTATGAAGTTCGGAGGGCCACAGGGGTGGGAGGCGGCTGATCGGGCTGGCCTCCCACTTTTCTGTGCCGGGTCTGGATTCCAGGTGGTCTGGATGCTGCGTGTGCGGAACCGGCTTTCCTCTATCCTGCCCTCCATGACTTCCCTGCGGCTGCCTGAGCGCGTGGCCCGCAAAGCGCGGGGCTACGCGGCCAAGGTGCGGCGGCTGGTGCGCAGTGTCCGGGCCAGCGACGCGCACCCGGACGACGCGTGGGCGGCGGCGCTGCTCACGCCGGGCGAGGCGCGGGTGTACCGGGGCATGGACCCGCGGGACCGTGAACACGCCTGCCGCGTGACGCTGCATCTGCTGCGCGAGCATCCGGGGGCAGACCCGCAGCTGGTGGCCGCCGCCCTGCTGCACGACTGCGGCAAGAGCGTGCGCCCGTACCGCGTGGCTGAGCGCGTGCTGGTGGGGCTGGTGCCCACGCGGCTGGCGCGGCTGCTGCCACCGTTAGGGGCGCTGGGCATCCGGGCGCGGCACCCGGAACTGGGTGCGGCCCTGCTGGTGAACGCCGGGGCCAGGGCGCGCGTGGCCGATCTGGTGGCCCTCCACCACCGCCCTGCTGCTGACCCGGACGCTGCGCTGCTGCACCACTACGACGATCAGGAGTGATCTGGCCTGCGCCATCCGCATGAATCCCACCGCGCGTTCGGGACTGGTCTGACCGCAATGCGGTTTCACGCGGCGCGGTCTAGCGGATCAGCGCCCCAACCGCAATGCGCTGATCCCGGACGTCGCGCAGCCAGAAGATCTGGCCGCTGGCGTCGCGCAGCTGCGCAATCACACGCACGTCCTCGCCCGCCGTGAAGCCGTCCGCCTCCCCGCTGCCCCACGCGCACACGCGCTCGCGGCAGGTGGAGGCCTGCGTGACGTCGTTCAGCCGCGGCGACTGCCACAGGCCCGAACCCGTCACCACGTAGAGGCCCGTGACCTTCAGGGGGCGCGGCGTGGCCAGGGGACGGCCCACGGGGCGCGCAGCAGAGGGGTTGGCCCTGACCCTCACGCGCACGATAAAGCGCTGGGTGTCCTGCCGCAGTTGCGGGGTCGCCGTGAGTCTCATCACCTGCCCGTCCAGATTCAGGGTGGTGGGCGCGCCCAGCAGGTCGCCGGCCAGAGGCGCGGGCGGCAGCGAACTGCAGCCCGACAGGCCCAGACTGCCCAGCACCACACCGGTCCAGAGCATTGCGCGGCCTCTCATGCCGCCATCTTAACCGGAGCCCAGGCTGCCTGCCGGGAGAAAAGCCTCACGTCCGGCAGGGGAGGCAGTTCCTGGCCGTCCAGCTCTACCAGCCCAGGTCCGGCGCCGTCACGACCCGGTCGGCGGGAAGGTCGCTGAACAGCGTGTAGGTGAGCGTGTAGGTGCCTGGAATCACGCGGCTCAGCAGAATGGCGTTGCCGTCCACGCGTGGCTGGACGTTCGCCAGGCTCGGCCCCTGGAACTGCAGCGGGCCGCGCACGACGGGGGTGCTGCCACCCGTGGGCAGCGGGTCGATCAGGCGGACGTTTTCCAGGGTGCTGTCCACCGTGAAGACCAGCCGGACCTGGTAGTTCTGCACGCCGCCCTCCACGCTCTTGTTCAGGCTGGCCCGCGCACCGCCCTGCACGCTGCGGGTCACATTGGCGCCGCCGGGATTCTGGACCCTGGCCGCCCCGGTGGTCCGCAGGCCGATCGGGCTCAGCACCGCCTCAGCGGTGTCGCTGCGGCACACGCGCACCGGCACCTTCAGCCGTAGCGGCTGGCCCCCGCTGAACTCGCCCGACGTTTCCAGCGGGTAGTCACTGGTCCAGCCGGTGGGCAGGTTCAGGGCCAGCCGGCCCGGCAGGCGGTACGGAAAGTCGGTGCGGGCGCTGGCGGTCAGCTGGGTCACGTCGCAGGCGTTCAGGATGTCGGGGGCGGTGATCAGGGTGACGTCGGTCAGCACCCGGTACTCGATGGTCACCTTGCCGGCCGTGCCGTCTGCAACCCGGCCCGGCAGCGGCGGCGTGAAGGTGGCGCCGGGAATGGGGGTGGGCTTGACCGGGTAGTCGCCGGGCAGCAGCGGCACGCTGGCGGGCGTGTTCAGGGTGCGTCCGGCAACCTCGAAGGGCACGCCGGTCAGCGGAATACGCTGGTCACCGTAGAGCGCCACGGCGTCGACCGTTAGCTGGCCCTCCGGGGCGCGGGCCACGAAGCGGACCTTGGTAAAGCCCGGCTGGTAGCGCACCTCGCTGGGCGAGACGATGTTGCCGGTGCCCTGCACGATGGTCGAGCTGAGCGGGACGTAGCCGGGCGGCAGCTGCGGGCGCACGGCGCTGGTGCCGACCAGCGTATAGGACGCGCCGGGAATCGGGCGGCCTTGCGGGTCCACCACATCGACAAGCAGCTGATTGTCGATCTTGGCCCCGGCCGGCGGATTGAAGCCGCCGACCCGCGCCGTGACCGGCTGATCGCCCAGCCGGAACGAGTAGCGCACCGCGTTGCTGTACTGCCGTGTGGTGGGCAGCACCCGGATGAAGATCTGCCACTCGCCCACCATTTCCGGCGTGATGGTAAAGCGGTCCACGGCGGTCTTGCCGTTGTCGCTGGGCGTCAGGTTCGCGCGTTTGTCGCCCGGCTGCAGCACGAAGGTCTCGGCCTCCTGGGAACCGTCGATGTCGTAGTTCAGCACGCTGACCGTCTTGCCCACCCAGTCGGGGGTGACGTTCAGGCGGGCGGCCAGCAGCGGCTCGGGCGTGTTGCTGCGGGCGTTGACGGTAAAGTCGCTGGTTTCCAGCGCGAACGGCGAGGCCACCCGCAGCGCGTAGGCGTTCTTGCCGTCGCCCCGGCTGTTGACCCGCAGCGTGTACGTTCCGGCGCTGAGGCCGCCTGCAAACAGGCTGTCCCAGGTGTGTTCGCGGTTCTGCCCGTAGCGCCGCTCGGCCACCGTGCCGTCAGGGCCGACCAGGGTGAAGGTGGTGTCGAAGGCCTCATTTTTCTTGTACAGCTCGTCGCCGAAGTAGCCGGCCGCGCGCCGCCCATCCACGTAATCGGCCAGATTGAAGGTGGGCGAGTAGATTTCCAGCCCCAGCGGTTTCCCGGCGTCCTGCGGCGACACGCGTACGGTGTAGCTCTCCACGTCCTGAATCCACTTTTCACCCACCGAGACCAGCGGCAGCAGGCCCCCCACCGCGCTGCCCCCCTCCCCGGTCTGGGCCACGGCGACGGGCGAGAGCAGCAGGGCGGTGAGCACACCCAGGGCGGCAGACAGACGTGGGGCGGGACGGCGGCGGGAAAAGACGTTGGGCATGACTGTGAAAAGGATACACGCCCCCCTCCCGCCGCCGCCCACCCCGCGCTACCATCGGCGCTGACATGCTCTTTGCCCGCGCCCACGCCCGCACCTCTGCCGCCGCCCTGGAAGGCAACCTCCGCGCCCTGTCGCGCCGCGCCGGGGTGCCGCTGCTGCTGCCCGTCAAGGCCGACGCCTACGGCCACGGCCTGGAAATTGTGGCGTGCGTGGCCGCCCGGCACCCCGACGTGTGGGGGCTGGCGGTGGCGACGCCGCAGGAGGCCGGAGCGTTGGCGGCCCTGAACCCCGGCAAGCCGGTGGTGTTGCTCACGCCGCCGCGTGCGGGGGAGGTGCCACTGCTGGCCGACCTGGGCGTGAGGCTGCCGGTCGCGTCGCTGGAGCAGGCCGAGGCCCTGCCGCCCCACGCCCGCGCGCACCTGAAGGTGGACACCGGCATGAACCGCCTGGGCGCACGCCCGGAGGACGCCGTGCGCGTCGGGCAGCGGCTGGCCGAGCGCGGGGTGCTGGAGGGGGCCTACACCCACTTCGCCACCGCCGACGAGCCGGATCTGGCGTTTGCCTGGCAGCAGTTCCGGCGCTTTCAGGACGTGCTGGCGCAGCTGCCGCCGGTGCTGGCCCACGCCTCGAACGGCGGCGGCATCCTGAGCCTGGGGGCGCTGCCGGGCATGCGGCTGGCCCGGCCGGGTCTGGCGTCCTACGGCTTTGCGCCGCCGCACCTGGGGGGCGTGCTGCCGCTGACCCCGGTGATGACCCTGGACGCCGAGGTCACCCACCTGCACACCGCGCTGGAGGGCGAGAGCGTCAGCTACGGCGGGTTGTGGCACGCCCCGCGCGACACGCTGCTGGCGACCGTGGGGCTGGGCTACGCCGACGGCTACCCGCGCAATGCCACCGGGCAGGCCCACGTGACCGTGGCCGGCGAGCGCCGCCCGGTGGTGGGCCGCATCTGCATGGACCAGTGCATGGTGGACGTGACCGGTTTGCCGGTGCAGGTGGGCGACACGGTGCGGTTCTGGGGGCCAGACGCCATCACTGCGGGCGACGTGGCGGGCTGGGGCGGCACCAACGAGTACGAGGTGCTGACCGGGCTGGGCGCACGCGTCGAGCGGCTGGCCGCGCCGTGAGGATGCGGGCACTGGGGATCTGGGCACTGGGGATCTGGGCACTGGGGACGCAGGCAGGGTGAATCTGCGCGGTCACCTTGCCGCCGCCGTTCAGACCCTGCGTGCGGCGGGCGTGCCCTCGCCGGACGTGGACGCACGGGCGCTGATCCTGCACGCGCTGGACCTCCCGCCCACCGCATTCCTGCTGCGCGGCCAGGAAGAGGTGGACGCAGCCGACGCGGCCCGGCTGCAAGGACTGGTCCGGCAGCGTGCGGCCCGCGTGCCGCTGCAACACCTGCTGGGCACGCTGGAGTGGGGCGGCGTGGGGCTGCGGGTGGACCGGCGGGCGCTGATTCCCAGGCCGGAAACCGAGTGGCTGCTTTCCCTGGCGCTGGCTGAGGTGAGGGCGGTGCGTGCGCCGCGTGTGGTGGACGTCGGGACCGGCACGGGGGCGCTGGCGCTGGGTTTCAGGCAGGCACGGCCGGACGCGGCGGTCCTGGGGGCAGACCTCAGTCCCGAGGCGCTGGACCTGGCGCGGGAGAATGCGGCGCTGAACGGCCTGGAGGTGGCGTTCGTGGAAAGCGACCTGCTGGCCGCCCTGCCTGGCCCCTTCGACCTGATTCTGGCGAATCTGCCGTACCTGCCCGAGGGCGACCGCGCCCACGCTGACCCGGAGGTGCGTCACGACCCCGATCTGGCGCTGTACTCCGGCCCGGACGGCCTGACGCTGGCCCGCCGGCTGGTTCTGCAGGCGCGCGCTGCCCTCGCTGACGGCGGAGTGCTGTGGCTGGAACTGGACCCCCGCAACGCCCCCACCCTCGCCGCCGAGTTGTGTGCCCAGGGCTGGGAGGCCACCCTCCACCCGGACCTGACCGGCCGGGAACGCTTCGTGCGGGCCGCGCCCATGGCCCTCACCCAGGGATGAGAGAATGCGCGCCGTATGAGCGACCCGGCCTCCGAATTCAACCCTACCGCCACGCCCCCCAAGAAAGCCCGCGCCCGCGTGCCCAAGACCGTCTGGGATCTGGTCTTCACGCTGCTGATTCCCATCATGATTCTCAGTCCCAATGTCCTGGGCAGCGGGATCAGCGTTGCCGAGCAGGTGTTTGGGGGCGGCACGGCCGGCAACGTGCGCGCCTACCTGCTGGCCGCCCTGATTCCGGTGGTCTACGTCCTGTGGGACCTGGGCGTCAACCGCAACGTCAGCCCGGTGGCCCTGATCGGCGGGGCGGGCGCGATCTTTTCCGGCGCGCTGGCCTTCTGGTACGTGGACGGTTTCTGGTACGCCATCAAGGACAGCGCGCGGTCCTACCTGACCGGCATCCTGTTCCTGATCAGCGCGGCGACGTCTGTGCCGCTGTTCCGCGTGTTTCTGGACGCCGCCAGCATTGGCGAGAAGCCCGAGGACCGCGCCGCCACGCAGCAGGCCATGCGGGACCCTGCGGTTCACCGGGGGCTGGTGCTGGGCACCGTGGTGTTCTCGGTGGTGGACCTGATTGGCGGCGTGGTCAACAGCATCGTCAACTACGCCCGCGTGACCGCCAAATTCGGCACCGACGACTTCAATGCCCAGATCGCGGCCGTCAACGCCGTGATGCGGGTGCCGGGACTGGTCATCAGTCTGGTCGGGGTGTTTGCCGCCATCTGGTTTGTGCAGCGGGCCGTCAAGGTCCGCTTCGGGCCGGAGGCCAGCCTGCTGGAGCCTGCCAAGCTGGCCGCCGCCATGCGCGAGCGCGGCGAGATGCCGGCGGAGGTCGGCGACCCCGCCTGACCACGGCTTCGCATTTTGCGGGTGCGTCAGCCGGGGTCAGGGCTGACGCACCCGCCCGTTATTTACGGCCCTGCATGGCTCACGGCTCTGCCGCGCTTTCCTGCGCGCCTGTCCGGGTATCTGGCCGGGCAGAGGCGGCCGCGTTCTCCCGTTCCTCATACACGTCCGCGTATTTCAGGCGCAGGGCCTCGGCGCTGGCGCGCGGCACCATCTCGCGGATGTCGCCGCCGTAGCTGGCGATCTCGCGGACCATGCTGCTGGACACGAAGCTCCAGCGGGTGGCCGCCATGATGAACACGGTCTCCACCTCGCCGATCTGGCGGTTCAGGTGCGCGATCTGCAACTCGTACTCGTAGTCGCTGACCGCCCGCAGCCCGCGCAGGATGATTCCCTTGTGCTCCTGCGCCATGTAGTCCACCAGCAGCCCGCCGAAGGAATCCACACCGACGTTTTCCAGATGCCCGGTGGCCGCTCGCAGGATGTCCAGCCGCTCGTCGAGCGTGAACAGGTGCCTTCCCTGCTTGCGGGCGTTGTGCATGACCGTCACGGTGACCGTGTCAAAGATGCGGCTGGCGCGGGTCAGCACGTCCATGTGCCCGCTGGTGATGGGGTCAAACGATCCGGGAAAAACGGCTTTCATTCGCCTTCCACCCTATCCGCCGCCGCGGCCCGCTGGTAGAGGGTCAGGCTGTTGCTGCCGTACTCACGGACCTCGCATGCGAAGCCGGGATGCTCCGGCAGGGCCAGCCGGTCCGGGTGCTGGCAGACCAGCAGACCGCCCGTTGCCACAATCTGGCTGGCCAGCAGCTGCGCGGTCAGTGCGGGAATATCGGCCTGGTACGGCGGGTCGCTGAACACGATGTCGAAGGTGCCCAGCCGGGGCAGCAGCTTCTGGGACTCGCCGCGCACGATCCGCACCCGCAGTTCCAGGGCGCGGGCATTTGCTTCCAGGGCCTTGACGGCGCGCGTGTCCTGCTCGATCAGCGTGACCGCGTAACCCCGGCTGGCCGCCTCCAGCCCGATGGCCCCGCTGCCGCCGTGCAGGTCGATGAAGGTGCCGGTGGGGGCGCGGGCCGCCAGCAGGTCAAACAGACTCTTGCGAACGCGTGCGCCGCTGGGCCGGGCGCTGTCCGGCACCTTCAGGCTGCGGCCCCGGGCGCTGCCGCCCAGAATCCGCAGGCTCATGCCCGCCCCCCGCTGGCTGGTGTGCTGGATGGACAGGGCAGAGACGGGAGCGGGGTCACTGTTCGGGATCCGTCAGGGCCTCGTACGCCCCAAAGCCGCCCAGGGCCCCGGCCTCCAGCAGCCAGTCGTCCTCCTGCCGGCGCGCCTGCCCGGACTGCACCAGCCGGTTGAGTTCGGCGTCCACACGCTGCGAGACGCGGCGCAGGGGCATCTCGTCCGCGTTCTCCACGCCGCGCCAGGTCAGGAAGCTCCGGTGAAAGTCGGGCAGGGCGTCCAGACCGACGCGGGTTTCCAGGACACGCCAGGACAGCAGGGGGGCATCAGCAGTCATCGTGCCCCGTTCTACCCTGCCTGGCCCGGCGGGTACAATGGCCCCATGAGCGATTCGCTGCCGCCCGACCCCAGCGCCGCGGCCGAGGCCGAGGTGGTCCGAAGCGTGCTGCCGCAGGAGCTGGAGGCGCTGGGCGGGCAGCTGGTGTGGCGGATCGGCAAGGACGAGGTCGGCGACGACGTGATCGTGCGGCTGGGCTACGCCTCGGCCACACCGCGTTTCGCGCACCTGCCCCGGCTGCGCAGTGCCAGTGACGCCGATCTGCTCTTGGCCCTGGAGGGCGGGCGCGTGGTGATCGAGTGGGTGGACTGAACGCGCCCGGTGGCCCGGTGACCCCGCTGGTGGCCCGGTGATCATCGAGGCCGGGCGGCACTTTACCCTGCAGGCCCCTGGCTCGGCCCAGGACACGCTGGCCTTCGTGCGTGATCCGATGCGCACGCTGTCGCGCCTGCACTTTCTGCGGGGGTTACGTGTGGACGGCGCCGGGGTGCGCGGCGAACT comes from the Deinococcus aerolatus genome and includes:
- a CDS encoding VC0807 family protein: MSDPASEFNPTATPPKKARARVPKTVWDLVFTLLIPIMILSPNVLGSGISVAEQVFGGGTAGNVRAYLLAALIPVVYVLWDLGVNRNVSPVALIGGAGAIFSGALAFWYVDGFWYAIKDSARSYLTGILFLISAATSVPLFRVFLDAASIGEKPEDRAATQQAMRDPAVHRGLVLGTVVFSVVDLIGGVVNSIVNYARVTAKFGTDDFNAQIAAVNAVMRVPGLVISLVGVFAAIWFVQRAVKVRFGPEASLLEPAKLAAAMRERGEMPAEVGDPA
- the coaD gene encoding pantetheine-phosphate adenylyltransferase encodes the protein MKAVFPGSFDPITSGHMDVLTRASRIFDTVTVTVMHNARKQGRHLFTLDERLDILRAATGHLENVGVDSFGGLLVDYMAQEHKGIILRGLRAVSDYEYELQIAHLNRQIGEVETVFIMAATRWSFVSSSMVREIASYGGDIREMVPRASAEALRLKYADVYEERENAAASARPDTRTGAQESAAEP
- a CDS encoding DUF3248 domain-containing protein, which gives rise to MSDSLPPDPSAAAEAEVVRSVLPQELEALGGQLVWRIGKDEVGDDVIVRLGYASATPRFAHLPRLRSASDADLLLALEGGRVVIEWVD
- a CDS encoding HD domain-containing protein, which produces MTSLRLPERVARKARGYAAKVRRLVRSVRASDAHPDDAWAAALLTPGEARVYRGMDPRDREHACRVTLHLLREHPGADPQLVAAALLHDCGKSVRPYRVAERVLVGLVPTRLARLLPPLGALGIRARHPELGAALLVNAGARARVADLVALHHRPAADPDAALLHHYDDQE
- a CDS encoding RsmD family RNA methyltransferase; the encoded protein is MSLRILGGSARGRSLKVPDSARPSGARVRKSLFDLLAARAPTGTFIDLHGGSGAIGLEAASRGYAVTLIEQDTRAVKALEANARALELRVRIVRGESQKLLPRLGTFDIVFSDPPYQADIPALTAQLLASQIVATGGLLVCQHPDRLALPEHPGFACEVREYGSNSLTLYQRAAAADRVEGE
- the prmC gene encoding peptide chain release factor N(5)-glutamine methyltransferase gives rise to the protein MNLRGHLAAAVQTLRAAGVPSPDVDARALILHALDLPPTAFLLRGQEEVDAADAARLQGLVRQRAARVPLQHLLGTLEWGGVGLRVDRRALIPRPETEWLLSLALAEVRAVRAPRVVDVGTGTGALALGFRQARPDAAVLGADLSPEALDLARENAALNGLEVAFVESDLLAALPGPFDLILANLPYLPEGDRAHADPEVRHDPDLALYSGPDGLTLARRLVLQARAALADGGVLWLELDPRNAPTLAAELCAQGWEATLHPDLTGRERFVRAAPMALTQG
- the alr gene encoding alanine racemase produces the protein MLFARAHARTSAAALEGNLRALSRRAGVPLLLPVKADAYGHGLEIVACVAARHPDVWGLAVATPQEAGALAALNPGKPVVLLTPPRAGEVPLLADLGVRLPVASLEQAEALPPHARAHLKVDTGMNRLGARPEDAVRVGQRLAERGVLEGAYTHFATADEPDLAFAWQQFRRFQDVLAQLPPVLAHASNGGGILSLGALPGMRLARPGLASYGFAPPHLGGVLPLTPVMTLDAEVTHLHTALEGESVSYGGLWHAPRDTLLATVGLGYADGYPRNATGQAHVTVAGERRPVVGRICMDQCMVDVTGLPVQVGDTVRFWGPDAITAGDVAGWGGTNEYEVLTGLGARVERLAAP